A stretch of Macrobrachium rosenbergii isolate ZJJX-2024 chromosome 12, ASM4041242v1, whole genome shotgun sequence DNA encodes these proteins:
- the LOC136844037 gene encoding ionotropic receptor 93a-like, producing MSRRWSNDDHFHQKNFSYRLQAMRQLNAPWGFGTFEAESSGGSFLNYSTAGQVKEDLFTVINEARKLRKTSWCLTAALMSNSLGFLREFGDTSLKGRFLIWPTRLLVVSTIPVYHLRDLFASYWTFSMMNAMVLTKEAPQKKNFYGGQVNVTALPFAPHWQVTKRTTPEGEQVEVLSGTDYLMLDAISRGLNFTYYVVPTANWDEVTKKVEERESFIATVIYALLPNRLLQYDYTYAFEFASPTFCMRKPVLEPQWQSLYRPLTDTVWILSMVVIILLPVAIYWMINFEETKKPERGEKKKKILFVDIFQDALGILLGQNNSMDHSTSASSRILVSCWLVFAFILGSAYRGNLTAFLTLPKYPARAETLEQLITVVDKVTMPSYGEAFRSFYSKSDSVVFQTLARMWETVTSGKEGLTEASRRKQAHIDVRRYLELVIAEQFTKADGSTPLYLGRENVFPGLSGWPIPHDAPFKENIDRSIMAVKEAGLYEKWSADFMAQARKESQERQLQSAAEGKSPEEAADGADQETSGNSVVVALTIVHMQGPLMLVLLGLVMSSVLFALEMTVFCCRRPALTSENGG from the exons ATGAGCCGCCGCTGGTCAAATGACGatcatttccatcaaaagaacTTCTCTTATCGTCTTCAGGCCATGAGACAGCTCAACGCCCCTTGGGGATTTGGGACGTTTGAAGCAGAGTCATCTGGTGGGAGCTTCCTCAATTATTCGACAGCTGGACAGGTCAAGGAGGACCTGTTCACCGTCATCAACGAGGCTCGGAAG CTCCGGAAGACATCTTGGTGCCTCACAGCAGCGCTCATGAGCAACTCGTTGGGGTTCCTGAGGGAATTCGGCGACACCTCGCTCAAGGGGAGATTCCTCATCTGGCCGACGAGGTTGCTCGTCGTTTCCACCATTCCCGTTTATCATCTTCGGGACCTCTTCGCCTCCTACTGGACCTTCTCCATGATGAACGCCATGGTTCTCACGAAGGAGGCGCCGCAgaagaaaaa cttctacGGAGGTCAGGTCAACGTGACGGCACTGCCCTTTGCCCCACATTGGCAGGTGACGAAGAGAACGACTCCAGAAGGGGAGCAGGTCGAAGTCCTCTCTGGTACGGACTACCTGATGCTGGACGCCATCTCCCGGGGACTGAATTTCACCTACTACGTCGTCCCGACAGCCAATTGGGATGAG GTGACGAAGAAAGTGGAGGAACGCGAATCTTTCATAGCAACCGTCATCTACGCCCTGTTGCCCAACAGGCTCCTTCAGTACGACTATACGTACGCCTTCGAATTCGCATCGCCCACTTTCTGCATGAGGAAACCAGTGTTGGAACCCCAGTGGCAGAGCCTTTACAGGCCTCTGACAGACACCGTCTGGATCTTAAGCATGGTTGTGATAATTCTCTTGCCTGTGGCTATTTACTGG ATGATCAACTTCGAGGAGACCAAGAAACcagagaggggagagaagaagaagaagatactgtTTGTTGATATCTTCCAAGACGCGCTGGGAATTCTCTTGGGTCAGAATAACTCCATGGACCACTCGACGTCAGCCAGTTCGAGAATTCTCGTTAGTTGCTGGTTAGTGTTCGCTTTCATCTTGGGTTCGGCCTACAGGGGCAATCTCACTGCCTTCCTCACCCTGCCCAAATACCCTGCGAGAGCTGAGACGCTTGAACAGCTGATCACCGTTGTTGATAA AGTAACGATGCCGTCTTACGGGGAAGCTTTCCGGTCGTTCTACAGCAAATCCGACTCGGTCGTTTTCCAGACTTTGGCCAGGATGTGGGAGACGGTGACTTCCGGGAAAGAAGGGCTTACAGAAGCTTCCAGACGAAA ACAAGCTCACATAGACGTCCGGAGGTACCTGGAACTCGTCATTGCTGAGCAGTTCACGAAAGCGGACGGGTCGACGCCCCTTTACCTGGGGAGGGAAAACGTCTTTCCAGGTCTGTCTGGATGGCCCATTCCGCATGACGCCCCTTTTAAGGAAAACATCGACAGGTCTATCATGGCTGTCAAAGAG GCTGGTCTGTACGAAAAATGGAGCGCCGACTTCATGGCCCAGGCCCGGAAGGAGAGTCAGGAGAGGCAGCTGCAGAGCGCAGCTGAAGGGAAGTCGCCCGAAGAAGCCGCTGACGGAGCGGATCAAGAGACGTCAGGGAATTCCGTAGTCGTGGCACTCACCATCGTCCATATGCAAGGGCCCCTGATGCTTGTCCTTCTGGGGTTGGTGATGTCGTCCGTCCTCTTCGCCTTAGAGATGACCGTTTTCTGTTGCCGCCGACCGGCATTGACGTCAGAAAATGGCGGGTAG
- the LOC136843696 gene encoding UTP--glucose-1-phosphate uridylyltransferase-like yields MEKATAALPRNFDRYTEVFGRQRRSSVEFKNLTKRDAQFQLTHELQKLLLTCPPAQREITQKNFEGLEKLYGRFINESGDSVVWDCIEKLPDGAIKNYSSLRGPDPNEVKVMLDKLVVVKLNGGLGTSMGCRGPKSTIPVRSDLTFLDLTVQQIEHLNVRYGCSVPLVLMNSFNTDEDTEKVLRKYQGFQIKTYTFNQSRYPRIDKETLMPITKTCSLEGDLEGWYPPGHGDFYTSFRNSGLLDEFIAQGKEYVFISNIDNLGATVDLNILNFLLEGEKSGRCQFLMEVTDKTRADVKGGTLIQYEDRLRLLEIAQVPKDHVDDFKSVKTFKIFNTNNLWIKLRSIQHLLDEGTLEMEVIINNKTLDNGQNIIQLEEAVGAAIKSFSGAVGINVPRSRFLPVKKTDDLLLVMSNLYNLLQGTLSMSPLRMFPTTPLVKLGPIHFGRVKDFLSRFASIPDMLELDHLAVSGDVTFGRGVVLKGTVIIIANHGDRIDIPAGSLLENKIVSGNLRILDH; encoded by the exons GTCTTCGGGCGCCAACGCCGTAGTTCGGTGGAGTTCAAGAACCTCACCAAGAGGGATGCCCAGTTCCAGCTGACTCACGAACTCCAGAAGCTCCTCCTGACGTGTCCTCCAGCGCAGAGGGAGATCACGCAGAAGAACTTTGAAGGGCTCGAAAAGCTTTACGGAAGATTCATCAATGAATCTGGCGATTCAGTTGTCTGGGATTGCATCGAGAAGTTGCCGGATGGAGCG ATCAAGAACTACTCGTCACTCAGGGGACCTGACCCCAATGAGGTCAAGGTCATGCTGGACAAACTGGTTGTCGTGAAACTCAACGGAGGTCTTGGGACGTCCATGGGATGCCGAGGCCCGAAGTCAACCATACCTGTGCGATCTGACCTGACCTTCCTTGACCTCACTGTGCAGCAGATTGAG CACCTGAACGTGAGATATGGATGCAGCGTCCCGTTGGTCCTCATGAATTCCTTCAACACGGACGAGGACACCGAGAAGGTCCTGAGGAAGTACCAAGGATTTCAG ATCAAGACCTACACCTTCAACCAATCACGATACCCGAGAATCGACAAGGAGACTCTGATGCCAATTACCAAGACTTGTTCCCTTGAGGGAGATCTGGAGGG ATGGTACCCCCCGGGCCACGGGGACTTCTACACCTCCTTCAGGAACTCGGGACTTTTGGACGAGTTCATAGCCCAG GGCAAGGAATACGTCTTCATCAGTAACATCGATAACCTCGGCGCCACCGTCGACCTCAACATCCTCAATTTCCTCCTCGAGGGAGAGAAAAGCGGCCGATGTCAGTTCCTCATGGAGGTCACCGATAAGACCAGGGCTGATGTCAAG GGCGGGACCCTCATCCAGTACGAAGACCGCCTAAGACTCCTGGAAATCGCCCAAGTGCCCAAAGACCACGTCGACGACTTCAAGTCGGTGAAGACCTTCAAGATCTTCAACACGAACAACTTGTGGATCAAACTCAGGT caaTACAACACTTGCTGGACGAAGGCACCCTGGAGATGGAAGTCATCATCAACAACAAGACCCTGGACAACGGGCAGAATATCATCCAGCTCGAGGAGGCCGTCGGGGCGGCAATCAAATCTTTCAGCGGCGCCGTAG GAATCAACGTCCCCAGGTCAAGATTTCTACCGGTCAAGAAGACGGATGATCTTCTGCTGGTGATGAGCAACTTATACAACCTGCTGCAGGGGACGCTCTCGATGTCCCCACTGCGCATGTTCCCCACGACGCCCCTGGTCAAACTGGGGCCCATTCATTTCGGGAGGGTCAAG GATTTCCTCTCGAGATTCGCCTCAATACCAGACATGCTGGAATTGGACCATCTGGCGGTATCTGGAGACGTTACCTTTGGCAGGGGCGTCGTTCTCAAG GGTACAGTAATCATCATCGCCAACCACGGAGACAGGATCGACATCCCGGCTGGATCCCTTCTGGAAAACAAAATCGTATCGGGAAACCTCCGCATATTGGACCActaa